One region of Takifugu flavidus isolate HTHZ2018 chromosome 14, ASM371156v2, whole genome shotgun sequence genomic DNA includes:
- the LOC130537084 gene encoding gamma-aminobutyric acid receptor subunit beta-2 isoform X2, with translation MSVVKETVDRLLKGYDIRLRPDFGGPPVGVGMNIDIASIDMVSEVNMDYTLTMYFQQAWRDKRLSYSEIPLNLTLDNRVADQLWVPDTYFLNDKKSFVHGVTVKNRMIRLHPDGTVLYGLRITTTAACMMDLRRYPLDEQNCTLEIESYGYTTDDIEFYWRGGDNAVTGVDKIELPQFSIVDHKLISKNVVFSTGSYPRLSLSFKLKRNIGYFILQTYMPSILITILSWVSFWINYDASAARVALGITTVLTMTTINTHLRETLPKIPYVKAIDMYLMGCFVFVFLALLEYALVNYIFFGRGPQRQKKAAEKMAAANNENMRMDPNKWLVGNVVGRDDTLYARMKQRDLDGHDTMWEPIFMDDAAIGLGDQTNKMDPHENILLGTLDIKNDMGVTELALGLNDPRNTMLKYDSSTLQYRKAGLARHNFGRNTLECHMSQKKSRLRRRASQLKITIPDLTDVNSIDKWSRMIFPTVFSFFNVVYWLYYVK, from the exons GACTACACGCTGACGATGTACTTCCAGCAGGCCTGGCGAGACAAGCGATTGTCCTACTCCGAGATCCCGCTCAACCTGACCTTAGACAACCGGGTGGCCGACCAGCTTTGGGTACCAGACACGTACTTCCTCAACGATAAGAAATCGTTCGTCCACGGCGTCACGGTGAAAAACAGAATGATCCGACTGCACCCGGACGGCACCGTTCTCTACGGGCTGAG GATAACTACCACAGCTGCATGCATGATGGACCTGAGAAGATATCCACTGGATGAGCAGAACTGCACCCTGGAGATAGAGAGCT ACGGCTACACTACGGATGACATTGAGTTCTACTGGCGGGGAGGTGACAACGCCGTGACGGGGGTGGACAAGATCGAACTTCCCCAGTTCTCTATCGTGGATCACAAACTCATCTCTAAGAACGTGGTCTTCTCCACAG gctcTTACCCTCGCCTATCCCTGAGCTTCAAGCTGAAGAGAAACATCGGCTACTTCATCCTGCAGACGTACATGCCTTCgatcctcatcaccatcctctccTGGGTGTCCTTCTGGATCAACTACGACGCCTCTGCTGCCAGAGTGGCTTTAG GTATCACCACTGTGCTCACCATGACTACCATCAACACCCACCTGAGAGAGACCCTCCCCAAAATTCCCTACGTCAAGGCCATCGACATGTACCTCATGGGCTGCTTTGTCTTCGTCTTCCTGGCCCTGCTGGAGTACGCGCTGGTCAACTACATCTTCTTTGGGAGGGGCCCCCAGCGTCAGAAGAAAGCAGCTGAGAAGATGGCAGCAGCCAACAATGAAAATATGAGGATGGATCCCAACAAG TGGCTGGTGGGAAATGTAGTTGGTAGAGATGATACTCTGTACGCAAGAATGAAACAGAGAGATCTTGATGGCCACGACACCATGTGGGAGCCGATCTTTATGGACGACGCCGCCATCGGGCTTGGAGATCAGACAAATAAG ATGGATCCGCATGAAAACATCCTGCTGGGAACCCTGGACATCAAAAATGACATGGGCGTCACAGAGCTAGCCTTGGGTCTCAACGACCCACGCAACACGATGCTGAAATACGACAGCTCAACTCTGCAGTATCGCAAAGCGGGACTGGCGAGACACAACTTTGGCCGAAACACACTGGAGTGCCACATGAGCCAGAAGAAGAGCCGGCTACGGAGGCGCGCCTCGCAGCTAAAGATCACCATCCCAGACTTGACTGACGTGAACTCCATTGACAAATGGTCGCGGATGATCTTCCCAAccgtcttttcttttttcaacgtagtttactggctTTATTATgtcaaataa